TCCGTCTGATTCACGGGTTCGAATCCAAGTTTCTTGATTAACTCGTTTGCGATAAGTTGATTAGCCCCATCCGATGGATGATACTCGTCCCAGAACACATACTTGCTTCGATCTTTGCACAGTGATGATGCCGGGATGCACGTTAGAGCTGGTCGAATCTTGCCGAAGGAGCAGCATGGAGAATCCGAGTTGCTAAACCCTAGAGCCAATGCATATTTGGAAAATATTATTACATATAACtttgatataatatatatatatactacaaCTCTCTTGCATGTTTTCTCACCATATTTGTTTGGATTGCTGATTAAATCATTGACAACATCATATGCATCTCCGAACTTGAAGGTGGCATTAGGGAGGTGGTTTGACAAGTTAGCCACAACTTTGCCAGCTCCTTCATTGAACCTTAGAGCCAAATTGTTGGTTCTTTCTTGACATCCACCGGATGAACTCAATACCCTTTGAAGTGGGATGCAACCCATTGGACCTAACCCGAAAACCATTAGTTTTCGTGCACCCAAGCCATGTAACACCTGAAGGTTGAATGAATATGGCGAAAGTGAAAACATCGCGGTTTGATTCGCGCGAAAATGAAGATCAGCTTGAAAACAGGTGAAAAAACGTGTTAaaattttctattctttgtgtaTATAATACATGATCGCTTAATGAATTACCGTGAGTTGGTCTTGTAGCGTTTGCAGCAAATACTGATTGAAGCTATCATCCGAATAAGTCCACGAATCGCTATAGACCGGCATTAAGTAGTTATTTATGAAATCGTTGCTTCCTAACGCGACGACATATCGAGCTTGTTGGAAGAACTTATCTGCTTCAGTGTCTCCAATTTTGGCTCTAACCAGTTCTTGTGTCCCTCGAAACAGTTCTATTTGCTTGTATAGCCCGAATCTCTGGATCTATtcaataaatttactaaataatcaTCCATGATATCTAtataaattctttaaaaaaacgTCGGTGATtcgcaaaataaaaataaggaCAGGCAGAAAGATTTGATCAACTTACAAAAAGTGAGCCAGTTTCATTCAAAATGCCGCCACCTCCGGAGGCGAAATTCACTCCATTTTTTAGTATAACATCTTCATTTAGAGATGGATCAAGAAATGCTGGAGGCCTTGCAAGCCCCATGATATCACCTGAAATTCATCATCAAATCAAATCACCGATACAATATATTATGAAACCTACGAATATGCAATTTTTATACTAAATTTTCCGACGCCAAAGTACTCCCGGCGGAGGATAGACCGACTCAACTAGTGTTACCTATTATATCAGCAACTGTTCGGCCATTAGAGAACCTGCCATTGGGCAAACCGGTGCCGAAATCAATACCATACCAAGGCAAGCTAGCTCGAGCTAGACTCTTGGCGAGGTTATTGTTGTTCCCGACGTCCGACAAGGAATCTCCGAATATAAACTGCACTACCTCACACTCATGTCCGTTGATGAAATACCCGAGACTGATCGCCCAAAATATCACCACTGACTTTTCGAATCTCATCCCGAACATTTCCTCGACAGGTCTCATGGATTTAGATACGAGGGACGAcgttattatgttatatatggAGAGaactaaatcaaggttcttgAATTTCGAGGGTTCGGTTCGGATTTAATAAGGttgcataaaacaaaacaaaaaaggtAGAAGAGTTTGATGGCCAAACGGAACAAGATTTCAACCAACTTCAACTACCTTTGTCTTATGTAACAACCGCAGAAGCCTAACCATACAGATTCGCATTTTGAAAAAGTACTGGTCCTTTGATGACTAATTAAGAGTAAGAGATTTAATATATTCGCATAAATCCAAGTCTAAAGGGCTTTATTTTGCGACCCACAGTTCTTGCgcaaaaactcgtgtgagacgatcttataggtcgtattttgtgagacggatctcttacttgagtcatccatgaaaaaatattattttttatgctaagagtattactttttattgtgaatatcggtatgattgacccgtctcacagataaagattcgtgagattgtctcacaagagacttacctAAGTTCTTATGGTTCTCATTTGTGATAAGGGAAAATCGTTCAACAAGATTAAAAATTTTCACGCaaaatttaaaagttaattaaaatatcataaatcaaGCTGTAAAGTTGAGGGAAACCTATAATAATTACGGTTTAATTTTGGATTTCTCTAAAACATCATCTACCTTATCAAACTAACAACTTTACCATGACTTTATATTTgttccaaaaattaatataatttctttaaataattaaaatgcctatACTAAATTATTCTTCTAATTTACTATTTATTTTGGTTTTGGTCTTTTTTCGTCCGAATTCACAAAATTCAATGAATATGCTAATTTGGCACCGATTCTATGTAATTCATACagtaaaaataaaacatatattacaCATGTTAAAATCTATctcaacaaaataaagaaaaacaaTGAGATTTTTTCTCCAATTTTGAAATATCGAGtgtaatttttctatatatttttcatttatatgtttaaattgattttaatttgtGTAACATAGGCTTTATCGCGTCATATGAGTCATGTACGAGATAACCAGTTTCAAATAAGCAATATTCGATAGATTTAGTGGCTTCcggtgaaaaatgattaaaacaaaaaaatctaaatcacttaatgaaaatcaaattttgacaAGTTACAAGACATAAATCTAAAACATGTCAACTTACATAACtgaaattgtattttaaatttcccTTTCTTTTACCCCAAAACTCTAtttatttctcaagattttCACGAAATTTTAGAGAGCAGTATACACGAGccaaaaaatgtcaaaaatatcGAACAACATTTAAAACAATAAGAAGTCAGAATTGTTAAGATTATGGACTTAGGCCTAACTTcatcccaaaagctagctcattAAGAGATTGTCCAATtacatatatacaactctcaatAACTTAATTCAGCCGATGTAACATCTAACATACCTCCTCACATTCAGGAATGAAAAACTAGAGCATTAAATTTACAATACATTAGCATGTGACACATAAGACAGTCTCATGCATAATGATGAGTCTGAGctctgatatcatgttaagatAATAGACTTAGAACTAATTTCACCCCAAATGCTAGTTTAAATAGAGATGATTGtccaaatacatatatacaaATCCCAAAAACTTAATCAAATATGAGCTAGAAATCTAACAAGAAGTATGTTGAAGTCTTCCCAATATTTTTGTAAATAGACATAAACTAATCAACACAATGTGCATAGTGGAAAAAAAATAGATGTATCtatttaattttattgatattatttgttgacatatatattttataatcaaatgaatattattaaaaaaatgcaTGTATAAAAGTAGAAAATGATCAAATCATTTTGTAAATTGGTCtatctttatttttatcatattctgaacatagtatttttttttcactttttagtatttattttaGTCGAGCGCTGATATTACTAACACAATCAAATATTAATGGTATATCGTATGTTCGAAGAAAATACCaaatgatatataatattaaaaccAAAATTTGACTATTTAAAATATCGAGACTCATATTACACAGAATTAGGCGGTTGAATTTTAACAAATTTCACTCGATTTAGTACAATAAATAGATTTCTAAAATATAATTAagcatattttattatttagattAGAAGATACATGAAAAACCTTCTAGCAAATACTTCCCTCTCAAAAATATATCAAACGTGCATGGCATATTCCGGTCAGATGCTAACAGCTTCCATGAACTCTGCATCATTTGCCATGGCCTCCAATGTTTCCTCCGCCAAGTAAGCTTCCGCATCGATGCCGCCGGGATCTGCTGCCGGGAAAACTGTGATCCTCCCATCAACTTTCAACCCCATCCCACTCCTCACAGCTATTGGTTTTCCCCATCCGAAATCATTCCCATACACATCGTACCTAGGCGAATTACTTACGACACAAATATTATTACTCAGACGCTTACTCGGTATCGTAGGATTTTCCGCCCAATCTTCCAAGTTTTTGATCGCTTGTTCCTTAGTTTGTTGACTTACCAGTTCGTGGAACTTCATCGCCGTATATCCAAGGCCATGATTAAAGATATGGTCCTCATTCGACGAGATTATTGCCCCATAACTCGCGTTGCCGAAGTAACAATTGTGCAGAGGTATTCTTTCTCTGGTGCCAACGGGTACGAAGAAGTGAATTTCTTGGTTCTCGGAGTTTTGATTAATGCTGCTGCTGTTACGCCGCCCACGCAGCACGGATCGCCATATGTGAGCTAACAGAGTTTGTAAAGAGGATATTTTTCCCGTGCCCGCTTCGTCATTGGCCCTTGATTTGAGCTTAGCAATGTTCTCTTTGCTAAAATGAAAAACCCTTTGTAGCAATTGATCTGAATCAAAGTCACTGAACATATTTCGCCTTTCCAATGGAGGAATATGGATTG
This window of the Primulina tabacum isolate GXHZ01 chromosome 12, ASM2559414v2, whole genome shotgun sequence genome carries:
- the LOC142520817 gene encoding GDSL esterase/lipase At1g74460-like; translated protein: MRPVEEMFGMRFEKSVVIFWAISLGYFINGHECEVVQFIFGDSLSDVGNNNNLAKSLARASLPWYGIDFGTGLPNGRFSNGRTVADIIGDIMGLARPPAFLDPSLNEDVILKNGVNFASGGGGILNETGSLFIQRFGLYKQIELFRGTQELVRAKIGDTEADKFFQQARYVVALGSNDFINNYLMPVYSDSWTYSDDSFNQYLLQTLQDQLTVLHGLGARKLMVFGLGPMGCIPLQRVLSSSGGCQERTNNLALRFNEGAGKVVANLSNHLPNATFKFGDAYDVVNDLISNPNKYGFSNSDSPCCSFGKIRPALTCIPASSLCKDRSKYVFWDEYHPSDGANQLIANELIKKLGFEPVNQTDPSSPSPSGK
- the LOC142521035 gene encoding uncharacterized protein LOC142521035, with amino-acid sequence MSKIEILCSSMVKMASTTVNNGNAAANSKMELTPWDLMPLLICPIQEGLLFHKYPNLHDQFKKTFVDHLKASLSRTLDFFPPLAGRLKTTKNEDGTSSFFVDCNNAGAEFTHASAPGVSVSDILDPIYVPETVYSFFALVNISNLEGVSKPLLGVQVTELEDGFFIGCSMNHALVDGNSFWHFFNSWSEISRSFETISKIPVFERWFPEKINLPIHIPPLERRNMFSDFDSDQLLQRVFHFSKENIAKLKSRANDEAGTGKISSLQTLLAHIWRSVLRGRRNSSSINQNSENQEIHFFVPVGTRERIPLHNCYFGNASYGAIISSNEDHIFNHGLGYTAMKFHELVSQQTKEQAIKNLEDWAENPTIPSKRLSNNICVVSNSPRYDVYGNDFGWGKPIAVRSGMGLKVDGRITVFPAADPGGIDAEAYLAEETLEAMANDAEFMEAVSI